The sequence TGTTACTCCTGATGAACCAGTCGTTTTAGTCCATGCAAGAGGAGCTTTCATGTCAGCTCCAGGAGTGCCATAAAACGGGGCCTGGCCAGTATTTTGGAGTCCCCAAAGGTTTGAATACCCGGGATCATTCGGATAAGAAGAACCTGATGCCTGAAAACTTTGAATAGGTACAGTTTTTTGGACATTTTCAATAGGACTGAGAGATATCTTATAATCCGGTTCAACATAGAGAACATCAGGATTTGCTTTATATGCTGCCATCGCATTCTCAAGACTCGTGCCTGATACCTGGACAACCTGCATTCCAGCGACTCCGTTTGAACTGAGATCACGGACCACCTGAGTTCCGGCCATCGCATTTGCTGATGATTGAACAGACATCAGGGATGAACGTGATTGTGCTGAATTTGGATTATACCGAACAATAAGACGGTCAGTGGCATGTTCTTCTGATACCTGAATGGTATTCTGATTGTGTGTACCCGTAATCTGCTCTATCCACTGATTATCCGGGAACCAGTTATCAGAAGGCCCTGCCAATACAGCCGGGACCGAAAAACAAAGCAGGATGGCGATTCCAATTCCTGCATAAAAGATATTTTTATCTGAAAAATACATGGATACTTCCCCGCACTTTTTATGAATACCAGATATCTGATGTGCTGAATCATGAAGTTTCTTCACTGGTCAGAAGAAACTTCATAAGGAACATCGGATTTTCAAAAAAAAGGATAATCAGGATCTTAACATTTCATATAGCACTGACCATTGGGGCCTTCAAAGCAACATTGAAAAGGTGGACTCCAGGCATTTTCAGCAACCTGATTATTAATTTCGAGATAGAGAGCAGAAAGGTCTGTTTTCTTTTCGATTGCCGATTCCAGATCTCCCAGTTCATCAAAATAGGGGTTGAGAAGTTCCCCGGAGTAAAATTCGAGAGGATGTGCCTCGAAGGTAATGGTATTCAGTTCAGTATCAATTGAAAGATTGGATATCTCAATCAGAGATGTGAGATCTATTTCAGAACCGGCAAGAATAAGAACTGCGTTCATTGGATAGGATTCATTTGCAAGATGTTTTATTGGAACAAGGAAGAACTCATCTCCATCTTTAATCGAGGAGAATGGAATGATTTCCTGAATGGTAATTTCATACAAACCATCTGTTGTGCTTTCAATGGTGCTCTGCTCTCCCTGTACATACACGGTGTATCCGGGAGATTCTGCTCCAATAACAATTCCTATGATAGATAGAAGAATGAGTAAACCAAAAAGCCCTTTTCTCAGATATTCGATCATTCTTTCTACTATTATTTTGATTGGTCAAAAATATACTGCTTTACAGGAGATCAGATCGACATAAAAAAACGATTTACTCATAATTTGAAATGAGAGATTATACACCACTATTAACCGTATATTCTCGGATTTAGAAAAATATCAGAATTTATAAAGCGCAAATTCCAGATACAAAAAAACAATGGTAAACTGACTTCCCAAAAATTACCTTTTCATCAAAAAATGAATATTGTTATCCCAGGCAATTTAGGAAAAATCAGAGATTATACAGAGAATGATGGATTATTCTTCCTCCAATATCTTCTTAACCTTCAGATTGATATCTATATTTATATGGTATTCAGCCGGTCACAGGCAAAAAACATTTGCATAGTCCATGATGTCCCTGTCCCCATAATAATTGCACCGGGAAATGTACCTGAACCGGAATATAAACAAAAAACCTACCATATTGTTCTTTCAATAGATGTAGGAAATACTACAACCGATTGTATTATTACCGGAACAAACCTTGAGACTGGAATTACCTATCTTATCAACAGAAATGTCAGACTTATGAAGGACATTCCAAAACCAGAGTCAGGGGAAGAAATATTTGGTCAGACACTTGATGGTCACATACTTTCAAAAAAAGCAGTAGAAGCTCTGGTAAAAGATATCATTTACAAAACAATATCCGAATGCTCTCTTGATCTCAATAAGGAATTAGATTTTGCAGTCCATTCAACAGGAATCGTTGCAGAATGGGAATCACCTGACCACATCAATAATTACCTGGGTTCTATTACAAAAGGATGTCTTGACGCCGGTATCCCCATGGCAAAAATGAGACCGGTCATGACGAAATCTTCACTTCCGGAAGATGATAGAAAATTCAGTATGCTTGATAAAGTCCAGTATACCGGATCAGTGGCAGGAGTGATTCCGGCGACCGGACTCTCTGGTGAGGATTTAATTGCAAATGATATGGAAGGAGACCTCTCATTAGCCGGAATAAAACAGGCAGCAGTGAATACCCCTATTGATTTTAGAAATCCCTGCGTTTCAATTGACATGGGAACCATTCTTGATGGCCGGATAACAGAAAATGTCCCGAAAGACCGGAAAGATCCCTATGCACGAACAATTGGATGCTTCATTGGTCTTGGTGGAGCGATTGCAGATACATTAGTTAAAGGAACAGGGCAGGTTGATAAAAAGTATGGAACTGCTCAGGAATTCCTTGGTGATGATGTAAAAACCGGATTCTTTTCAAAGAAAGAATCGGGTTTGTGTAAAGATTATTCAAATAAGATTCATAACCTGATTCAGGTTGAGATGGTCCCCCATCACAGAAAGAAATTTGGACAGGTACCAATCGATCCCCAGATTGCAGAAAATGAAAAAATTGCAATTATCGGGGTTGACTGTGGTGAAGATTTTTCTCATTATCATGAACTTCAGGAGATCGGACGAGAAATCTACGAAAATAAGGGATTAAAGAATTTTACTGAAGTAATAGACCGAGTGTGTGCCCAATTGTCTCTTCGAATGATTGACGTTGCTCATAAAGAAGGATTACTACATGAAAATTCTGTACTTGGGTTTTCAGGGAGAGCCATCATGTCAGGAAGAAAGCCAGAATATGTACTTGAAGGGATAATCCAGAGAAACCTCTATCCGGATCCCTATGACAGACTCATCTTTGTATCAAGTGCTCTCCCTCGTGGTGCATCAGTCATGGCCCGGTGTATGGGAAGTCTCGGAAATCCAAAACGCCCAATTGGGGGAAATCGAGGAGAAGGATGTATTCTAGGCCGAAGAAAAGCCTTTAACGCATAATTTTTTCGTATGAACCAGGATTTGACGTTGGAACGATAGATATTGTGCTTTTATCAATTTTTTGTTCAATTGATGATTTCATCCGGTTAATTACTGCCTGAACATCACCCATTTTTCTATCACCATCAAACTCAAGAAAGATCTCAATAAATACCCTGTTTCCAGACCTCCTTGATTTTACACCATGAAAAGCCACATATTCATCAAAAAACTCTGCCAGATCCTGGAGGATTAGAAACTGGTAGGATTCATCTATTGTTTTATCAAGCAAATCCTGAAATGATGAGAATATTATGTGATATCCAGATAATAGCAGAATGATTCCAATGATGAATGATGATATCGGATCAAAGAAATCAGACCACCAGAACTCCTGAAACACTGTTGAGGCAACAAGAGTTCCTAAAACGAGGATATCAGAAATTGTTTTTATTCTAAATAATCGCCATTGGGACTCGAGGATAGGAGAATGCTCTTTTTTTGACTCCTGGTGCATTTTTCGCCATTGCCTGGCAGTTGCCGATATTGAAATAATGTATAAAATAATCCCCAAAATCGCCCCTTCTTCATGTATCTGGGCGGGAACAAGGATTCTCGAAATACTAGAGTAAAAGACCAAAAAAAGCGAGATAAACATAACAATTCCGGTGATTAATCCAGTAATTGTTTCGAATTTTCCCATGCCATAATCATAGGTAGAATGATCACCTTTTGAGAGTTTTCGAATGATCATCCATGCCATGAAAGTAGAAAGGAGTTCATTTCCATCTTTTACAACGTCGGCCAGCATAGTTACTGATCCGGACAGCATTACTGCTATGATATTGGGTATCCAAATCAGAATTGCAACAAGAAAACTATGAAATATCGTTTTTTCTTTAGAAGAGGGTAATGAAGGTTCTGATGAAGGACTCATTTCCATGATAATTAGAATTACTATGTATAGATACTGTGATTATATCATCTATCTTTTGGTATTTTAATCCTGTAGAGTTAGCAATGATATTTTCTAATAATTTAAAGGTTTGAATTAGGATTTTTTTGAAATAAATGAAATTAATGAAATTTGAAACATAATCTGGGACAAAATTATTGACAATGATTTTTTAATTCCACAATACTTTTATAGAACAGTACATCAATGATACCCTACACAACCAGGGATCAATATGTCAACACAACTTACCGGGCAACCAATCTATATCCTTCAACAAGGATCTTCCCGAAACCGTGGAAGGGATGCACAAAGTATGAACATTACTGCAGCAAAAGCGGTAGCAAATGCAGTAAGAAGCACCCTCGGTCCGAAAGGGATGGATAAGATGCTGGTTGACTCAATGGGTAACATTGTCATCACGAATGATGGAGCCACTATCCTCAAAGAGATGGATATTGAACATCCGGCTGCCAAAATGCTTGTAGAAATTGCAAAAACACAGGATGATGAAGTGGGTGATGGAACCACCACTGCAGTCATTATTGCAGGGGAATTGCTTAGACAGGCTGAGAATCTTATAGAACAGGGTATTCATCCGACGATAATTGTTCATGGGTACCGGATGGCAGGGGAAAAATCCAAGGAGCTACTCAAAGGGATCGCTATAGATATCAAACGATCCGACACGAAAATTCTTAAAAACCTTGCTCTGACTGCAATGGCCGGAAAGGGAGTTGAAGCTTCAAGAACCCTGCTCAGTGACCTTGTCGTAAAAGCAGCGACCAGTGTTGCTGAAATTGACGGAACAGTTGATATGGACAATATCAAAGTTGAGAAAAAAGTAGGAGGATTTCTCGAAGATTCTGAAATTGTCCAGGGCATTGTTATTGATAAAGAACGGGTCCATCCAGGAATGCCCACAAAAATTACGAATGCAAAAGTTATGCTCATCAATGCCCCGATAGAATATACAAAACCAGAGGTGGATGCTCAGCTTCTGATAACCAGTCCTGATCAATTACAGGCATTCGTAAACGAAGAAGAACGGATGACGAAGGTTATTGTTGAGAAAATTATTAAAACCGGGGCAAATGTTGTAATTTGTCAGAACGCAATCGGTGATATTGCCCAGCACTATCTTTCAAAAGCAAAAATCCTGGCTGTCAGACGGGTAAAATATAGTGATATGAATAATCTGGTCAGGGCAACTGGTGCCAGTATCATTTCAAGTATTGATGCCATCTCTTCAAATGATTTGGGATATGCCGGTCTTGTGGAAGAGCGAAAAGTTTCCGGAGAAGAGATGATCTTTATCGAGAAATGTAAAAATCCAAAAGCGATTTCTCTCATCATCCGGGGCGGAACCGAGCATGTCGTCGACGGATATGAGCGGGCGATTGAAGATGCAATCCGGGTTGTTTCCACAGTATTAGAAGATAAACAATATGTCGCTGGTGGTGGTGCACCGGAGATTGAATTATCACTTCGTCTTCGGGATTATGCAAATACGGTAGGGGGACGTGTTCAGATGGCAATTGAAGCATTCGCGACCGCACTGGAAATAATTCCAAGAACATTAGCCGAAAATGCCGGTCTTGATCCGATAGATATGGTAGTTGCTCTTCGTACATCTCATGATTCAGGCGAGAGTACATATGGACTCCATGTGTTTGAAGGAAAACCTGTCGATATGCTCAAAGAGGGTGTAGTAGAACCCCTTCAGGTAAAAATTCAGGCAATTTCAAGTGCAGTCGAGACTGCAGATATGATACTGAGAATTGACGATAATATTTCATCAGCAAAATCAGCACCACCATCAATGCCACCAGGTGGAATGGGCGATATGGGCGGCATGGGAATGTAAATCCCAAAATTAAAATTTTTAACCTCTTTTATACCCTTTTTCATCGCCTATGTGCTGAGCGATTTATCAAATATTTACGAATGTAATGCCTGGGTACCTATCGTTTCATGTTGCCTTCTGAATGAAAACACCGACGGAAAAAATAGTATTCCTTTATCAGTTATAAAAAGACATAAATATATGGATTCATCCTTTTCAGACATTCTTGAGAACATATTTGAAAAACAAAAAAAGGATTATCTCACCTTTACTTCTCTTAAAAGCAGATTACCGGCGTCAATAAAATCTGTTGTTTCAATAGATGTTAAAAAGACCTCAAATAAAGATCTTGAAGAAATAATCAAACCGTATCTCCCAGCCGGATACATTATCTATGTAAAAGGAAATACCAGATATCTCTTCAGGAAATCTCTTCAGGAAGTTATCATCTCATATTTGAAGGCAAATCCCAATCTTTCACTCAATCAGGTAAAAGCCAACCTTCCATTTAAACGTGAAGAACTGGCTGAAATAATAAACAACCTGGTTGATACTGGAAATGCAAAGACATTCATTATAGCGAAGAAAGATGGTTTTGGTACCCGGATATCCATAATAGATAAAAATCCCGATATAAAGAAAAACGAAAATATTGCCTATACTCCGGAAGCATTCAAAGAAGGATTTAATGCTATCAACAAAGGGAAACCATATATTAAGATTTTTGAACTCCGCAGATTTCTGGCCTGGCCTTCTTCTTCATTTGATACCTGTATGCAGGTACTATGGGATGCTGGAGTAATTGAACTACAGGCAAGCGATCCATCGCTCTTAACCGCCGATCAACAGAGAGATTCCTATAGGGATAAATCAAACACACTTCGAATTCTTCTGTTCTGGAGGGGAGAATGAGTTCAGGAATAGAGAGCTTACGGGAAAATAATCCATTTTATTCCAGTTCACACCCCGATCCCTGGGTAAGACAATTTCCAAATATTACATCTATTAATGGAGAGGTTTTTTCTTCAATAGTCAGAATCATTCAAAAAAAGCAAAACCAGGCATCAAATCCTGTCGGATTACTCATAAAAGGAGAGTCTGGATCAGGAAAAACACACATGATAGCAAGGATTCGAGAACATTGTGAAAAAACAAACTTCGAGATTAAATTTGCTACAATTAAACCTATTATTGATTATCAGACGCCGTTACGACGTGTTTTAAAAGGGATCATAACCAATCTGGCACACCCTGTTTCAGATCAATGCAGATATACACAAATTCATGGCATAGTCTTCTCTATAATCTGTGATTACTATGCTCATCAACCAGAAAACAAATCAATGGCGAACGATCTTGGTAGTGATGTCAATAAATTTTTTGACCATGTATACCGGAAACAGGAACATGTGGAGGCCTTATTGAAAGGTGTACAGGGGTGGACAATAAAAGAGATTCCAACAATAAATCCCCTCTTTGTCAGACTTCTCTTCTCATTTTGTAATCCGGAACTCCAACATATTGCACATATGCGACTTATCGGTGAAATAGGTGACCCGGAAGAAGCACAACTCTTACATGTCCCTTTCCAGGAATCCTCTTCAGATCCTGCAATGGAAGAAGAAGCACGTGAATTTCTGATCTCATTAGGGCTTCTCCTTTCACGTTATAACCAAAGCCTTATTGTCTGTTTTGATCAACTTGAAAACCTTAAAAATAAAGAACTTGTTGAGGCATTTGGCCAGATTATCTTTACAATCATCAATGATTGCCGGTCAATTATCCCGCTAACCTTTATGAGGACTTTATTCTGGGAGGAAGTCTTTTCTCCTGCTCTTGATCAGTCGATATCAGAAAGACTTGCAATGAATCAGTGGATACTCCGGGGTTGTAATGACGATGAGGTTGAAGAGATAATAAGAACCAGAATACAGGAAATTCTTCCGGATAACTGGAGTGAACCATATTCATGGCTTATCAAGAAAGTCAGAGAGACGATTAATAAAAATCCATCTCCACGAGAAGTTATCAGATGTGCAAATACAATTATACTACAATCCGATTCATCGTCTGTTCATATTCCCAAAGTTACACCTGAAGAAGTGATTCATGCGGCATACACAAATGAACGAGAATTAATAATATCTGATCTGGATTCATGGCCGCCAGATTATGAAGAACTTTCTGAAGCGATAATAACTTATCTTACCTCTCGAAAATACCAGATTTCTCGGAAAAAACTCGCACGAAAATCCATTCTGACGGTATCAAAGAATAACTCCACGTGTTGCATCATAGTCAATACAAACCGAAATCATAGTGCAATTGGATCAAGTTTTGGGAAAGGAACGGAATTTTTACAGAAAAACCCAGGAGCGACATGCATATACCTGACTGATCCACGCTGTCTTATCACAAAAGAATCTTGGAACCAGGCCAACGTAAAAAAAGATAATTTCATACGTGCAGGGGGAATAATCCTCCAGCCATCAACAAGTGAAATTGCACGATTTTATGCACTATATTCAATTTCATGCAAGATATGCGAACAGGATATATTAATTGATACTGCTTCTGGAATACGACCATTAACTCAAGAAGAACTTATTGAATATCTCAAAGAACCGGCAACTTTTAAGCCATTGATTCATCGAATACCGGAAAATATCCCTGAAACAGCGAAACGAACATATTATCAGGATGATCACATTTACCAGGCATTATGTCGAATATTAACCCAGAAATCAATGCATATCATGGGGGCTGAAACTCTGTCAGGTCAACTTACAAGCCAGGGTATCACCATGAGTCATGATGATCTGATTATCTGGTGTGGAAGACATTCTGATACGTTCCGGATAATTCAATCACAGCAGGGATCGATGATCATTCTCCATGGAAAGGATCATGTATGCTGAAATGTACCGTAACTGACCTTCATTTGTGCCAGCATTGTCCACGCCTGTTTGCATATTCATGGGTAAAGAAGAAAAATGCCGCATTTATAGGACATCGGGGAACGGGTAATCTTCCCGGAACACTCTTTCATACCTTTGCCCACATGGTTTTACAAGATATCTCATCAAAAGGAGCAGGCAGACAAGCACTTGTTCATGCACTATCCCAAAATCCACACGCAATATCCTTTCATATTCATGAAACCATTAAAGAAGAATACCTTATCCCTTTTTTAGCAGAACACGGATCTACCCTAACCATTGAAAAAATAGAAGCATTCGCGACTGCATGTGAACGCTGGATTAAATATCTTGAGGAATTTATAAATCCACACATTTCCAGTTTTCAGGATTTGGACATATTATTTGAGAGTATCTTTCACAATACTGAATACCTGATGACCTCATCATATGTTTTTGATGATGGAGAATCAATGTCAATTTCAGGGAAACCAGACGCCCTGATTTTCGATCCCAAGACAAAAGAACCGGTTGTTCTGGAATATAAAGGCCGGAAAGAATCTGATGCCATGCAGGATTTGGCACAGACATCTCTCTATGCCTGGTTGGTACGGCAGTCAATAGGAATTATTCCACGGGTTGACATTTTGTACCTTGAGGAGAATATGCCACTTGTCCGATATCCTCTACCAGCAATAGAGAACCTAATCGAGAATCATCCTTCTCTTTTTCAAATAGCCAGAAAAATCATGGAAGGAGAGAAGCGAATTCCAAAATGTAGTGATAATGCTCTCTGCCAGGTATGTCCATTCATACCATCATGCGACAACGATTTTGGAGAAATGATCCCGGCTGTTATTCATACGGATAAAATTGTTCCTCAAGAAAAAGAGCATACACCACAACAGGATGCAGAAGAATTACTGAGCACCCTTACTGAAAAGCTGAACCTTCTTTCCATCCCAGTCATCCCTTCGGGATATACAATCGGGCCACGATTTATCAGATTGAAAATAATTCCGGATATCAGAAAGAAGGTAACTTTTGCAAAAATCGTAAATCGAACGGTGGATATTCAATTGGGATTATCACTCTCAATTCCTCCTTTGATTCAGGCACAGGGTGGGTATATCAGTTGTGATGTTCAACGCAACGACTGGGAATCTTTTGATGTCAGCTCTCTTGTACAGGATGGAGGAATTCAAACCAAACACACATGTCCATATCCATTAGGAAGGAGAATTGATGGATCGGTTTTCGTAGGTGATCTGGCAGATCCGAATATGACAAGTTGTCTTATTGGGGGAACTTCCGGATCTGGAAAAAGTGAACTCATTCGCTCCATGGTTGTAGGTATTGCTTTACATAACCGGCAAACTATGCTCTCGTTTACTTTGATTGATCCAAAACGAGTTACATTTACAGATTTTTTTTCATTCCCTTATCTTTCACAACCGGTCATTATGGATCCAAATACAGCAATGAATATTCTGAATGCCTGTGTTCATGAGATGGAAGAACGGTATAAAGTTCTTGAAAAGTCAGGCTATTCAAATATATCAGAATATAATGGCAAGGAAAATATCCAGATGGTCAGACGGATTATTGTTATTGATGAATATGCTGACCTTATCATGAACAAGGCTACAAAGGAAGCTCTTGAGAACGCAATTCAAAAGATCGGCCAAAAAGGAAGAGCAGCCGGATTTCATCTTATCCTTGCTACTCAAAGGCCAGATGCAAAGATTGTAACAGGTGTTATCAAGGCAAACCTGCAACTGAAGATTGCTTTAAAAGTGACATCATCCACAAATTCCCGTATTATTCTTGATGAAACAGGAGCAGAATGTCTTGCCGGATATGGAGATATGCTGATAGGAGGAAGTGTACCTATACAGCGACTGCAATCTTCAAAAGTCTCTGAACGGGATTTAAAAGCATTATATGGTAACTAGATAAGTGAACGAAAACACTGGTCCGGCATATTCTATCCCGAGGGTGCATTACCTGAAACAATGCACATATTTTTGAAATATTATGGGAGCACCACCTGTTATCCAAATCCCTGCAAGTATGGATCTGAGGTATTCCACACCATATCCGATTCCCTCTATCTGTGTATATCCTTTCAGGGAATACCAAATTCCTAGCAAAATTATCATTCCGATAACATAATTAAGAATACGAACCGATATCGACGTTTTTTGAATGGTTGGGATATATCGTGAAGCTAAAATTGCACCTACAGCAGAACCAAAGAAGAGTCCTGCACCGGTGAGTGTGTCGTGCGGTATCAGAGGAGCTATCGGATACTACTCTGCTGGAAGGCAAGGGTAGACCAGGAAAGAGGTACCTGCCAGGATCCGAGAGAAAGGAGTGCCATAAATGATAAAAGAATCAGAATGAGAGATCCCATACATGAAAGAGTAATTTGCATAGAGATTGATTGATTTTTCACGAATTTTCCAACCGGTTTTTCAAATTTGACATATAAAAGCAGGAGGAGAAGCCCGACTGCAAACCCACCGGCAATATCAAGGGGATAATGAACTGCCTGATACACTCTGGAAAGCCCGATGAGCAGGATGAAGATAACACATACCACAGAAATCCAGGCCTTTTTCATCCATGTTGCAATAAGTCCAAAGAGGAGAACTGCATTTTGTGCATGTCCGGAAGGAAAACCAAATGACGGGTAATTACCAAGAGCTTTCACTTCTGTAGTCACCCAGTATGGTCGAGGCGTGTGAAATGCTATCTTTATTATGTCGCAGATAGCCCCGCTCAATGATACAAGGAGAAGTATCCTGATTCCAAGTTGACGATCCAGGCACCATACAATAAGCGGTATGAGGAGCAGGGAAAATTCTGGTTGTCCGATGAATGCAAAAAACTGCATGAGTGGATCGATTATTGCTGCATGAGACTGGAGACTGGTTATGAAGGTAATCTGTGGATCCATGAGTTATGTGTTCCAAAAGATATGAGGCATTTTCGAACGGCTTGTAATTTGAAAGTGAAACGAAGGTTATTCTGATGCGTACTCACTTATCGTTGGTTATTGTTCTCATTAAACATTCTACATAATTACAGATAGTTAGGTATATACTATACGGATCAGTTCAATACCAATAGATGGTGGAGTAAACCACACCTCTGTTTTGAATATGAAGAGCCCAAAAGTCAATTTATCAATATATAGAACCCATATTTTCATTTGCATCGCGTGTAGCAGTTGTAACAGTTGTAGCAGCTCTAGAAGAGAGACCTGACATATTTTTTTTTGATCAAAGGGATAGGATTCATTCACATTTTCAGACCGGAGAATCCAAATTTATAACCTATACAAAAATTTAACTAATTCAATGCTGATCATTGAACGATACGTATGAAACGGTTTACTCTCAATGCAATAGTAGATATTGCTGCTTTGGTATTTTTTATCCCTTCACTTATATCAGGAGTAATATTATATCTATTTCTACCATCAGGAGGCGGGAGAGGAGTGGGTGGAAGAGCATATCTGGATATCTCTCGTGACCAATGGTTAAATATGCATGATTATTCAAGTCTGATTTTTGCAGGTCTGATTATTATCCATATATTCCTGCACTGGAAATATTTCCGGAACATCAAAAAACCAATATTTCCAAAGGAAAAATAAGAAACAATACTGACAGGTACTGGATAAAACGGATACTTCATAAAGGAGAGAGAAAAAAAATCTTCGTTACACCATTCATGACACCAGATATCTTGTGGGGGTAATTCCTGAAATATCAAAGGCGATTAAAAATTTATGAATCCATTGCCTCCCTTTGTTCATTTAGCCCTGTTCCCATCAGATAGCCATAATTTTTATTCTCTTTGTACATAGGTACATATCGGGATTGAATGATATGGGGAGTGAAAACCATTACTGGAAGGTGGGGATATGTCTCATAGTTCTGCTACTTGTTGCTCAATCAGGGGCAGAACTGATCACGCCGAGAGAAGAAAAAACCGGCCTTATTCCTGCACCAGACATATTAGATCTGAAAAATGTTGTTATTCAGAACAAAACAATAGAATCAATGTTTACTTCTTTTTCGGCCCTGCAGCAGAAAATTCTTTCTGAAGATAAGTATGCAAAAGCAGCAGCAGGAACCGGATGGCATGAAGTGTCTATGCCGGTTGTGATCACCTCTCCAGGTATGTACCGCATCAAAAATGATTATACAGCAACAGGTGCGGAGATTGGAGTTTCGATAAACTGTTCAGATGTATATCTTGATGGAAACGGCCATACATTCAGTGGTTCTCCTGACAGTGAAAGTATCGGCGTCGGAATGAGCAATGAACAAACCTTATCAAATATTTCCATAACCAATTTTTCAACCAGGGATTGCACCGGAGGGATAGTATTTGAACGTGTTTCCGACATGATTATCACAAACACCCACCATATCAGAACAACTGGTGGGATTGCAGGAAACTCGGTAAT comes from Methanospirillum hungatei and encodes:
- a CDS encoding DUF4405 domain-containing protein — its product is MKRFTLNAIVDIAALVFFIPSLISGVILYLFLPSGGGRGVGGRAYLDISRDQWLNMHDYSSLIFAGLIIIHIFLHWKYFRNIKKPIFPKEK
- a CDS encoding phosphatase PAP2 family protein, whose product is MDPQITFITSLQSHAAIIDPLMQFFAFIGQPEFSLLLIPLIVWCLDRQLGIRILLLVSLSGAICDIIKIAFHTPRPYWVTTEVKALGNYPSFGFPSGHAQNAVLLFGLIATWMKKAWISVVCVIFILLIGLSRVYQAVHYPLDIAGGFAVGLLLLLLYVKFEKPVGKFVKNQSISMQITLSCMGSLILILLSFMALLSLGSWQVPLSWSTLAFQQSSIR
- a CDS encoding FtsK/SpoIIIE domain-containing protein, whose translation is MLKCTVTDLHLCQHCPRLFAYSWVKKKNAAFIGHRGTGNLPGTLFHTFAHMVLQDISSKGAGRQALVHALSQNPHAISFHIHETIKEEYLIPFLAEHGSTLTIEKIEAFATACERWIKYLEEFINPHISSFQDLDILFESIFHNTEYLMTSSYVFDDGESMSISGKPDALIFDPKTKEPVVLEYKGRKESDAMQDLAQTSLYAWLVRQSIGIIPRVDILYLEENMPLVRYPLPAIENLIENHPSLFQIARKIMEGEKRIPKCSDNALCQVCPFIPSCDNDFGEMIPAVIHTDKIVPQEKEHTPQQDAEELLSTLTEKLNLLSIPVIPSGYTIGPRFIRLKIIPDIRKKVTFAKIVNRTVDIQLGLSLSIPPLIQAQGGYISCDVQRNDWESFDVSSLVQDGGIQTKHTCPYPLGRRIDGSVFVGDLADPNMTSCLIGGTSGSGKSELIRSMVVGIALHNRQTMLSFTLIDPKRVTFTDFFSFPYLSQPVIMDPNTAMNILNACVHEMEERYKVLEKSGYSNISEYNGKENIQMVRRIIVIDEYADLIMNKATKEALENAIQKIGQKGRAAGFHLILATQRPDAKIVTGVIKANLQLKIALKVTSSTNSRIILDETGAECLAGYGDMLIGGSVPIQRLQSSKVSERDLKALYGN